Proteins encoded together in one Chelonoidis abingdonii isolate Lonesome George chromosome 1, CheloAbing_2.0, whole genome shotgun sequence window:
- the POGLUT1 gene encoding protein O-glucosyltransferase 1 has protein sequence MGPLVAWTLRVAAWFQLVPSPGSSAADVKWKHFIGQIDRAVESYRPCIRENCSCYQSVREQDLAPFQGGISKDLLSDVVSRKLGTHYQIIKNKLYREHDCMFPARCNGVEHFILEISSRLPDMEMVINVRDYPQVPKWMKPVMPVFSFSKTSEYHDIMYPAWTFWEGGPAVWPIYPTGLGRWDLMREDLRRSAEKWPWKKKISKGYFRGSRTSPERDPLIVLSRENPELVDAEYTKNQAWKSEKDTLGKPPAKEIRLVDHCKYKYLFNFRGVAASFRFKHLFLCGSLVFHVGEEWLEFFYPQLKPWVHYIPVKPDLSDVRELLQFVKENDDVAQEISERGHQFIMDHLKMEDVSCYWETLLTEYSKALTYKVKRRRNYDEIVSKHLKTEL, from the exons ATGGGGCCGCTGGTGGCGTGGACGCTGCGAGTGGCTGCCTGGTTCCAGCTGGTTCCCAGCCCGGGGAGCAGCGCTGCAG atgtaaaatggaaacatttcattgGCCAGATTGACAGAGCAGTGGAGAGCTACAGACCATGTATAAGGGAGAATTGCAGCTGCTACCAAAG TGTTAGGGAGCAGGACTTGGCTCCCTTTCAAGGAGGCATCTCCAAGGACCTGCTGTCCGATGTGGTTAGCCGGAAGCTTGGGACGCACTACCAGATCATCAAGAACAAGTTGTACCGTGAGCATGACTGCATGTTCCCTGCTAG ATGTAATGGGGTCGAACATTTCATTCTGGAGATCAGCAGCCGCCTCCCAGACATGGAGATGGTAATCAATGTGCGAGATTACCCCCAGGTCCCCAAGTGGATGAAGCCAGTCATGCCAGTATTCTCCTTCAGCAAG acttctgagtaCCATGATATCATGTATCCCGCCTGGACATTTTGGGAAGGGGGACCAGCTGTTTGGCCAATTTACCCGACAGGTCTTGGGCGCTGGGACTTAATGAGAGAGGACCTCCGAAG atCTGCGGAAAAATGGCCgtggaagaaaaaaatctccaaaggaTATTTTCGAGGATCCAG AACAAGTCCTGAGAGGGATCCCCTCATTGTTCTGTCTCGAGAGAACCCAGAACTCGTCGATGCTGAGTACACTAAAAACCAGGCCTGGAAATCTGAAAAA GACACACTTGGGAAACCGCCTGCGAAGGAAATTCGTCTGGTTGATCACTGCAAATACAA ATACCTGTTTAATTTCCGAGGGGTAGCAGCCAGTTTCCGCTTCAAACACCTCTTCTTGTGTGGCTCATTAGTCTTTCATGTAGGGGAAGAGTGGCTTGAGTTCTTCTACCCACAGCTGAAGCCTTGGGTACATTACATCCCAGTCAAACCAGACCTCTCTGATGTCAG ggAGCTGTTGCAGTTTGTGAAGGAAAATGATGATGTAGCACAAGAAATTTCAGAGAG GGGGCACCAGTTCATCATGGACCACTTGAAGATGGAGGATGTCTCTTGTTACTGGGAGACTCTGCTGACTGAATACTCTAAAGCCCTGACTTACAAAGTTAAGAGGAGGAGAAACTATGATGAGATTGTCTCCAAACACTTGAAAACAGAACTTTAA